The Epinephelus lanceolatus isolate andai-2023 chromosome 14, ASM4190304v1, whole genome shotgun sequence region CATTATTGATTTCATCTCTATAATCCTCCCAGTAAGATGAAATTTTAGACTTAAAATAGACTTAAAATTTTGATTATTAAGGCCCACTTTAAACCTACATTAACTTTACTCTCTGCTAAACAGACAAAACCAAAGATTTTAGAGAACAATGGACAAGCGTCAAGGGAGGACTTGTTGTGTGCTTGTttagaaaaataataacagtaCAGACAGACATTTGTATGAAGATTTAGGCTACTAAAAATATCAGGAACTCATCTCTgatgcagcatttacaagtaACCTTGCCAAAATTCATCCAAATTGCTCgatttacacaaacttcctgctGTTATTTTGTTAACTATTTGGATAATTTGGATGAAGTATACAGTTTACCAGTTCTTTCTCAAATGCATGAAATATAACATAAAttaaatatccataaaatatgtcacttagtTAGGGGTCGTCAgtttaagaaatattttgagtattttgaaCACTACTCCATCTGTGTTGCGATATGTTTGACCAAACTTAAAAATAACTCAGAAGGGATCAGTTGTGCTTTTAGTTTGAGGATACACTCTCCCAGGGCTATCAGTGTTTGTGAACCCTCTAATTTTTCTCATCACAGCTCAACCTACAGATGTGTGGCACAATATATCAAACTGGAGTGGCCCAAAGCAAGGAACTCATGCCAAGTCTGTCATTTCCAGGCTGAGTAGTGCTAATTAGCCTGGCAGATAAGAATAAAAGACAATGTGAAGAAAGTGCCAACTTCGACAGTAttttatccagtgtgtgtgttcgtctTAAGTGTCTGAATTTATGTGAGGCAAACACTGCATGTGTGCGAAACCCAACAGATGCTGTGTTTGAATAGGTCTTATGTCACAAGTCCGCTCACAGTCCCTCGGCGGGCCGTCATCTGACAGCAGCACTAAAGCAAACAGACTTTGTTGAAGGCGCCGTGTCGCACCGAGACAACTGAGCTTCTTACCGGAAGTTGATtaagccagtgtgtgtgtgtgtgtgtgtgtgtgtgtgtacgttaTAGACACTGAGGATTCCCCGTGATCTGTTTACGCAGGCTCCCATAAGGCAGCCGATGGAGTTGAACTGGCTgattttgttaatttgttttttcagaTCCTCTTAATCTGCCAGATAAGCTACTCTGCCAGCCAAGCAAGCACAATAAGGAGGATTTATACACACAATTTCAGTGGAAGCCATATTAAAAGGAATTGGATGTGATAATAAGCATAAAGCCATTTCACAGAAGTAACTGGCTGATGTTCAAAAACCTCAAACCTGCTGTAAATGTGTCTATTAACACATTTTTATCTTGCATAgtcagcagacacacagagtaCATTAAAGCAGggttttaaaaacactgagaaaaCCGACTGTGTGGAATCGGCACTCACTAACCGTATTCTTTCTCTTTTAATTCCCCCAGGTGGCCTGTATGCAGTTTATCAACATCGTGGTGCACTCGGTGGAGGACATGAACTTCAGAGTTCACCTACAGTACGACTTCACCAAGCTGTGTCTGGACGACTACTTAGACGTGAGTCGAGACATAATGCTGCGAGAAAAAAGCACTGTCAGACAGAAGCACTCTGGCTCTTGATATTCAGCTCAGTCCAGCGCGCAGGTTGTCATTACAGCACCCTCGAGACAGCAACCAGACAAAAAAAGCAGTCAATAATGGCTTTTCCATtccttcagaaaaaaaaaaatctgtcagatGTGTAAATCCTTACCTCCTGCCTTAAGGCGCAGGTGAGATCAGTGCTGGCCGTGAGGTCTGAGATGTCGACCTCATGCAGTGAACTGAGAAagtttttcatttgtgtgtgtgttttctagaAACTAAAGCATACAGAGAGTGATAAGCTGCAGGTTCAGATCCAGGCCTACTTGGATAATGTGTTTgacgtgggagcccttctggaGGATGCCGAGACCAAAAACGCCGCTCTGGAGCGGgtagaggagctggaggagaacaTGTCACATGTGAGAGACCCCGACTGTTTGATTTCACTCTCTAAAATTCCACAAAACTGAATCCTTAGTCTCATTTATCTTCTCTATGTATTAATGTCCAGGATGTCAGCATGGGATTTATGATGatctcatgctttcccttaacTGTCAACCaccattttaagacattttaagacacaTACACAGTTTTCTTCATGTCACCGTGTCACCCTTTTCCTCCTGGCTGTTCTGACAGATGACAGAGAAGCTGCTGGACACAGAGAACGAGGCCATGTCAAAGATCGTGGAGTTGGAGAAGCAGCTGATGCAAAGGAACAAGGAGCTTGAATCGATCAGGGTCAGACTCTGAACAGTCACATCCATCTTTAAAGTTGCCATTAAGCACTCACAGTAACCACTGAATACAAATGGAAGTCCTACCCTCACACTTACAGCAGAAATATAACTCTTAACtccctgtttctgtctctctccaacACAGGAAGTCTACAAAGACACCAGCTCACAGGTGCACACACTGcggcagatgttaaaggagAAGGACGAGGCCATCCAGCGACAGAGCAACCTGGAAAAGAAGATCCACGAGCTGGAGAAACAAGGCACCATCAAGATCCAGAAGAAGGGAGACGGAGACATCTCCATCCTGCCCTCACCGCCCTCTGCCGTGCAGGGCTTGCCAGGTGCTGTGATTGGAGGAACCGGTGCAGCTGTCAGTCCAAATCATACAGGAGTCGTGGCGGGagctccaccaccacctcctccaccccctccaCTACCAGTGAATGGCACATGTAAGTTAAATATTCGTCCAGTCCGACACATTTTACATGTCGGATATAAGATGATACTAAGCACTGAGAGTCTCCTCTGTCACAGTGTCAAATGGACCTTCGTCAGCCAttcccgcagcagcagcagctcccccACCTCCGCCgcctccccctccacctccccctcctcctccagggCCAGCCTCACAGATCTCAGTACCTAtacctcctccgcctcctcctgtaGCGCCTCCACTGCCCGGCTGTGGGACACCAACTGTCATCATGAACTCTGGGTTAGCGGGTAAGGTTAAAGTTAGTCTAAATGtgtatttctatattttattgGTTGCTTGATCAAAACAATACATTATGAAATGATAATTAAATAGATGgaataataaacaaacacatcttAAATAGGGTCAACGATTCAGCTATCACTCTTGCCAAACATTGTAATTTCAGTATTTAAAGACAGTTTGTACAAAGGTTTCCTGTCAGTGTTGAGTTGAGAGCTTTAATGTCTGGCTTTTCCCCCCCAAGtttctgtgtctaagtgactaatgtgaacaacagtttttgaaacggGTCCAGCATTGAGTGAGAGTGCTAAACAGCTTCCAGTGTTACTACTCAGGGCAATTATGCACCATCAGTCCactagaagtgcttgtttttgccactgctAGGCTCatattgttattctaagtgtctgacaatattttggaaaggaccctacagagatagaactttttgttaaagagaaaGATCCTTCTTGTTTCAACAGAAACAGACCCAAAATcgccatcgccaaacccaccagactccatttcaataaactgtaattttagcgtgtatggcatattttcacatctgactgcgtaaattaagggtttatttgaGCAAaaacagagctggtgattgtcgGAACAATGGAAAAACGAACCAAGATGGttttctgtcgactttgaatgaagtgtgttttactatgataaaattacagtttatttaaatggagtctggtgggtttggtggtagtgattttggggctgtttctggttaaacaaaaggatCTTACTTTCTAACCAAAAGGTCTGTTTCTGTAGGGATGCTTTCTATATTGTTGTTGGACATCTATGATAataatctgagtctgtcagtggaAACAACAAGCATCTTAGTGGACATAAATTAATGGGCAAACATGTCGTGAGTGGCTATATTGCAGCTTGTTTCACAGCACTCTTGcacaatactggaccaatttcaaaaattgctgttcccatcagtcacttaaacacaaaacatggCAAATAGCATCCAGGTTGAACAATATAGTTATTTTGTAACTTACCAAACTTACTGTTGGGCATGCTCCTGCTCAGATGATGAGTATTGATGAGTAACGAGGCCACTCCCTCATGCGACTCATTAAATTAGACCTTACTGTACTATACAGTAAGTAGATGTGGGTATGCATGTGTAAGATAAGCTTTTAGAGTGATGTAACAGCCTCCCTGAGAGGTCTGAAAATACAGTGCTGACAGTTTTGCTGGTTATAGCAGTTAGTAAACAGTGGAAATCCCTTTAAGTTCATATATTTTAACTGTGCCTTGTGCGTTTGAGATGTGCATGTGTAAGCTTTCTCACTAACTCTGCCAATCTCTTAATGATTTATCTTtgaattgtttctttttttgccaACCAGAGGGACCCATCAAACTTTTCTGTAGGTTCTGCTTGTCATGTTTCTTGGTGTCTTGTCCCCCCTACTGTTCCCTTCCTTTATCACAAGTTTTTTGAATTTGGTATTTTCAGTCCCTAAAtcccagtaaaaaacaaacagacaagtcCCATTTGTGTGATTCAAGTCTCTAAGAAATAATTTAGaaatgttttccctttttttttggctgctcGTAACATGAGCTCAGCTGCACATAAAACCACATATTCCAAAACACATGAACTGTGACTTCATGAATTCTTTCTGCTGTTCTTCCTCTCGCAGTGAGACTTTCTGTGAAACATTTACATGGTTTCAAACAACAGAGAAAATACCAAATTTCAAAATTCTGCATGCTTTACTTTCACACCCTGCTATAGTTTtgtgatagtgtgtgtgtgtgtttgtatgaatTAAGTGTATCGCCACATCTCAGAGTGTCGGTTGCATGCTGAGACTTAGTTACCTGCTGTGGCACGCAGATGGTAGAAAGTGATAGGCAAAGCTGGAATGCTGTTTACTCTTCTCGTGACAGCCTTATCTTTCTGTCCCTGCTGACACCACGCCAGTTTGGCTAAGCAGGGCGCCACCTTGATGTTTGGCTTCGGTGAATCAGCCCAGGTGGCCACAAATAGTCATAATCTGTTCAATAAATAGTGTGTCACCGGGCCAGGCAGGAAATCCCTGCCATATGCACCGTTAACTGTTCAGGGTATACCCTTTGGCCTTACTCTCAGGCTTCACTCTGCTTCCAATACGACCAGGtgtcttttttatttagtttaaagGAAGCATTCTCtccaaataaatcaaataagcTATCAGCTTGAAGTAGGGTTGTGTATTTTTAGAGATAAAAACAGTCACATCCATGTGTGTCACGAGCCACAGATAACTGTCTACCCTTTCACCTGCACGTGTGTGaatgtgcgtgcgtgtgtgtactCTCACAGCAGATAGAgactctgtgttaactctgctGTTTCTGATGTAGCTGTTAAGATCAAGAAACCCATCAAGACAAAGTTCCGCATGCCTGTCTTCAACTGGGTCGCCCTGAAACCAAACCAGATCAACGGGACCGTCTTCAATGAGATTGATGATGAGAGGATACTCGAGGTAAGAGTCGACAATTTAGTCCACCTCTGGCTTCATTCCCACGATAACAGAACTTTAACcaattctttgtctctttgtatcTTCAAGGACCTGAACGTGGACGAGTTCGAGGAGATGTTTAAGACAAAAGCCCAGGGCCCGGCAATCGACATCACCTCAAACAAGCAGAAGGTCATCCAGAAGGGGCCGAACAAGGTGGCGCTACTGGACTCTAACAGAGCGAAGAACCTGGCCATCACGCTGAGAAAAGTGGGCAAGACTTCTGAGGAGATCTGCAAGGCCATACAGATGTAAGCCCCTTCAAAGTAAAACACGAGACCTCAATCCTTTTAGGGTCCTGAACAAGGGAAAGTGAAGCcagtgccttaaacctgcattctttctaatggccagcagggggcgactccactggttgcaaagAGAAATCTGTATAGAAGTGAATGAGAAAATGACCCAAATTCTCCCTTGATTTAatacctcagtaaacattttcataATAAGTTTATGGTCTCAATCACTAGTTTGAAGTCGTCTTCAATACAAGCATGGTTCATGTTGTAATTTAAGGTCCCATTTATTGTAAAACAGACAATAAAGCACGGTGTTgctaccttgtgattgacaagttACTTCTGCTGTGTGGTCCTCGCTCCTCCATAGCTTCACCCTCTTGTGACACATACAATTGTGCTGAGTGTGCtagcatttgatttttttttttgttaatgaacACAGTCCTTTAATTTCACatcatgagtcttttttttttcttcttttttttttggccgtGAACATATGTTATCAGATATACTGTGTCCTTTACTTTTGAGTTTCCAGagtaaaatctttttttgtgtctcctcatcCTCCAGCTTTGATCTGAGAACTCTGCCCGTGGACTTCGTGGAATGTCTGATGCGTTTCCAACCCACCGAAAATGAGATTAAAGTCCTGCGGCAGTTTGAGAAGGAGCGCAAGCCGCTGGAGAGCCTGACGGACGAGGACCGCTTCATGATGCAGTTCAGTAAAATCGAGCGGCTCATGCAGAAGATGACCATCATGGCCTTCATCGGCAACTTCTGTGAGAGTGTGCAGATGCTCACGCCGGTAAGAACTGGGATCTCTTTTGTGTTGGAATAAAAATTATTAGGGGCAGTCTACATGGGATGCTGTAATCACAGAACATGGCAGAGGTTTATTAAATATGACATTGTCTCACATCGTTCTTTGTTTCCTTCACAGCAACTTCACGCAGTCATCGCAGCATCTGTGTCCATCAAGTCATCACAGAAGTTAAAGAAAATTCTAGAGGTAAATCATTCATCTGTTTCTTGACTGAACATTATGTTAAATGAatgcatgtttttctgtttttcactttcTTGTTCCTTGTTCGTCAGATTATCTTGGCGCTTGGAAACTACATGAACAGCAGCAAAAGAGGAGCCGTGTACGGATTCAAGCTGCAAAGTTTAGACTTGGTAAGTTGCCTCCCTCTGACTTTAAAACCTGCTTTTCCGTTACAAATTATTTCTGAAGTTATGTGTTTTCTCAATTATTTTCTCTCCAGCTACTTGATACCAAGTCGACAGACCGTAAGATAACGTTGTTACACTACATAGCCAATGTAGTAAAGGAGAAATACTCTCAAGTTGCTCTCTTCTACAACGAGCTGCACTACGTGGAGAAAGCTGCAGCAGGTGAGTCCTACGGTGGAGATGTGTTTGCATCCTTATCTGACTTTTTACAGTTCAAAGTGAAGTGGTGTGTGTACTCAAATGTCGGCTCGTGCTCACAGTGTCGTTGGAGAACGTCCTGCTGGATGTTAAGGAGCTGCAGAGAGGCATGGAGCTGACCAAAAGAGAGTACAGCATGCACGGCCACAACACCATGCTCAAAGACTTCATCACACACAATGAGAGCAAGCTGAAGAAGCTGCAGGATGACGCCAAGATTGCACAGGTAACATGAGCTCACCTCGCTTTGTATTGCTCTGATGTCTTGGTTTTTTTGTATCTCTGTTGTTGTGACATGGTTTTAATAAAGTGTCCACTGTCTTTCTTTGAAAGGATGCCTTTGACGAAGCTGTTAAGTTCTTCGGGGAGAACTCCAAAACGACGCCGCCCTCCGTCTTCTTCCCTGTGTTTGTGCGATTTGTTAAGGCGTACAGGGTGAGTTGGATGATCATGTCTCACACAGTTACACAAAACTAGTTGAAAGAACACACCCCACCAGCTGGTTAGATACAGGACTTAGGGGTACTCAACTGATTTAATATTGCAGTTTATAAAATTGGACTCAAAAAGGATCAAAATTGATGCAGCAAAACTAGAGATATCgtctttttttattccatgCATTCCTCTTCCTGATATTTACCAAAGTTCAGTCTGAGATTAGGGTGTGTTGTGGTAGATAGTGGAGGGAAGCTTCAGGGTCTGGTTTACATCCAAAATATACACACTCCACCATGTTTactgtcaaaactttcactatGCTAATGCAAACTGCTTCCTGTACCGAcaagtttttagtttttttttgccGGTGTTGTGTTGAAATCTGTTTCCTTGTTGATGTGCATTTCGTTTATTAGATAGCGATTCGCCTTTGCATTAGTGACGTACCTAATCTAGCTTGCCAGTGCGTCGagggaagtgcacagacatcTCCTCCTTCAGTAGAGTAATGTGAAAACACTTCTCTAGTGACAAACCTTGCATGGATACAAGTCAGtctagtcaaggtcagacattttaggggacattAACACAaggaaaacacttttttttttgagtggagAGAATCAGTTATCAAATTTAAAACATGACGTCTTATAGTAACACAACAAATGAAAACCCATTGCACCATGTGTTACTGCACCTCACAGCATCTTGACTGTTTATAGCTGTTAGTCTCTCACAgctgctgtgtgtcagctctgtttAGTGTGATCCTGAACGACTCCAAACCACATTAATGACTTCATCTCATTTCATGAAACTGAAATAGAATCTCAGCTCGCATTGCACATGTGGTGAAATTATTGAATGCTTTTTTAATGATAGTGTCTTGCATTGTGTAAAGGATAAATTTGGCATTTCTCAACATGGATTctattttgctctgtttttgtgtctaagtgactaatgggaaaaaGAAAAGTATAATTAAACAAGTTTAAACTGTATGACGTGTACATGTGACCCCCTCAGCAAGCAGAGGAGGACAACGAGCAGAAAAAGAGACAGGAGCAGCTTTTGATGGAGAAACTTCTAGAACAGGAGGCCATGATGGAGGAAGACCAGAAGGTATGTCAACTCTCAACCCCTCCTCTTTTTTATCACCTCCGCCTCTCCCTCCCTGTATCCTCCTCCTGCTTTCTAGGGCAGGAGGCTACTGTGGATCACATCGACCAGAAGGTAAGCctgttccacttcctcccctctctgcttcaTCCTCCCGTCCTCCAGACTCCTGATCACAGGATTAGTTGAGCACCGACTGCCTGCTGGGTATAGTTATATCTGGTTCCACAGTCTGACACCCTGCTGAGCCACATCACATCGACTCAGGATCAGCGGTTGTACTTCTTAAATGGTTCAATtaactcacacatgcacaaacttgACAGAGTAAAGTGATGTGTGGAGCTAAAAGAAACTGTGGGTGGGAGAGTTCTTTGTAGAATACGCTGGACTCATGACTGAGTtattaataaatgttaaatggtgtctcgctgtgtgtgtgtgtgcgtgcgtgtgtgtgtgtgtatccccaGTCTCCATCCAAGAACAAGCGGCAGCAGCAAGAGCTGATCCAGGAGCTCAGGAGGAAACAGGTGAAAGACAGCCGCCATGTCTACGAAGGCAAAGATGGAGCGATTGAGGACATCATCACGGGTAACGTCACCTGGGCCTGGCTGCAGTCtcttgtcacacacacacatacacacacacacatatacagtacagggcGCTCTGCATGAAGGTCCTCTCTGGTGCTCTACATTCAGTCATTAACAAAGGGACTCTAAACCGACTAACACGATGACTGTGGCTCTTTCTAAATAAAGCTGTCAGATGTTTGAGAACTAAAGGTGGAACCTGATGAGCACAAACATGACCTGACAGTCCAGCTAATCCAGTGATATTCAGCTCCAGTGTGTCTGATGATCATTGCTTATCTTATCTGCTTTGTCACTGCTTTGTAACACCATCTGTACGTAGACGGGGCCGGGTTGTGACTAGCTCCTAGCATATTAATTCATCAGAGGAGAATAAATTACCAGGGGCAGTGATAGAATTTATCTAAGTACATCTACTCAAGTGCTCTCTGGTGGAAAAACTATTTAATAGGGACAGTATATACTTTTCTATCAGCCGTCATTCACACAGATACTGGTACATATTTCAGTAATAAGCTAATAACGTCTAATACAAGTCTAGCTCTAataatttaatttgtaaaataagaTTTCACCTACAAAACATGTAATAAGCTATTACCTTATATTATTAAATACTATATATTGTAGATTTCATAATGTTTGGGTGTTTTTAAAGAAGTTACAATCCAGCAGCAACAGTGTAATGCTACTTATGAACTACTAGTATTAGAAATACAATAATATCACATGTGATACTATAAAACTTTTATGTTTAATGTGCCTCCCTAAATACAGGGAGTACATTTTGTTGTTAATACTTCTTCAGTTTTACTTAAGTAAGATTTTGGCTGCTTTTAAAATAAAGGTTCACAATATTTTTCCACCACTAACCACAGGAATAATGTAAATGTGCCCCAAGTGTTTAAGACCTCCTTATGATTTTAATTCAGATCTCTATATAATATGGAGGCCCTGAGAggcaaatgcaaaaaaaaaaaaaatctggtgcTCTATTTTTAAAGtatggtgtaattttttctctcctgtgtttatGACTAAAGAACATGTGGTTTTGGGGACAGTTTTGCCAgttccttaaaaaaatgtatctgtggaaaggtgaaaataaaagttttgccaggttaaataaaaacaaacaaaaaagtttttgcCAGGATAAGTTTTCTAAGTTACTTTTATTCATCTGTGAAATTAGCTGTAAATAGGTTGggccagtgattttttttttttttttttttttgtgtcaggatcaggATTCTGTGTTAATTCTTGTAATACTTGGCCACAAGAGGCTGGAGTGCACCACAACTCCATATTCTAAATACGACTGTCACTTGTCATGTTTTCTTCCTTGTGAGGTTTAATGTATGTATTCACTTTAAACACAAGGTACATATTTGTGTTAGTGCAGGGGTTGGCAGCCTTTACTGTCAAGAgctatttttgaccaaaaaaaaaaagtgtgttcaaaacatatttgagccttataatgaaggtaaTATAGCCTATTAATTTTAAATTAGTCTGTACTAGTAGtcatgagcattcattaatatgttttccCACAAGATGGCTACTGTGCTGggcactatttatgattatttggtgctttaactttgcagagctggcagtgaaagcaaacatgAACTACtaaattctctattttattccaGGGCTTTTACTTTTTTAGATTTGGtatccatagctaaccagctaggGACACTCAGGACTAGCCACTGCAATTGAGGTTTGGCAAAAATTTGAGTAAAAAGGTGCCAGGGGGTAGATGTGTTACGCACATTTTAGTTGCTgacatgttaaataaataaataaataaaataaaatattcggTGTATCggcttcacatttttacaattggagAATGTAATTTAGGTCTACAACATTGCTTAAATGAaaattgaaatattaaaaaaagccaCTGTATTAGCAGATTATGTAACATTTATGTGTCATGTCATTCTTTTGgatagaaatgtatttttattgggGCTAATCTGTCTTAGTCCCATTTAGAACATAGGGTAGTGGTGTACTTCAGCCTCTTGTGGCCAAAATGAgtattacaacaacaaacactgaaacacaaaaaagtgtcgcctgccaaaacctttttttctttcttcggttttttgtttttttttaaggtaatTCGAAAGATTATCCtgacaaaaatgttttcctGTTCTTAAATCATAAACACGGGAGAAAACTATTGAGATCAGACAAAATAGAtcaacacaatatttttttttttcacttgcctctcagggcttccgTAGTAACAATATAACTTTGCCGTATTCTAACAAACATAGCTAGAAAAAGTTTATAGTGAAAttatagattaaattaaattaattactgTCAGGCCCTTCAGTAGAGCGTTATTCACTCTCAAACACTGTAGAAGACATTTAGCCCTGGCCCCTCCTGATGCTGTTGTTGGATATTTGCTTAGCGCTAACCAGTGCTAAACCCCTGTAGGAGTCTGCTTTTCTTATACTGTGTTTGTCCTGTCTTGTCCTGGCTGTTGTCCTTGTTGTTCTCAATGCAGTGCTGAAGACAGTGCCCTTTACCGCCCGC contains the following coding sequences:
- the fmnl2a gene encoding formin-like protein 2 isoform X1, translated to MGNAGSMDQHTDFRGHNMPLKLPMPDPGELEERFATVLNSMNLPPDKARLLRQYDNEKKWELICDQERFQVKNPPHTYLQKLRSYLDPAVTRKKFRRRVQESTQVLRELEISLRTNHIGWVREFLNEENKGLDVLVEYLSFAQYAVTFDGDCVENNPEAAMDKSKPWSRSIEDLHGGSTLPSSMTGNGITRAGRHSTIRCNTLPSRRTLKNSRLVCKKDDVHVCIMCLRAIMNYQYGFNMVMSHPHAVNEIALSLNNKNPRTKALVLELLAAVCLVRGGHEIILSAFDNFKEVCMEEQRFEKLMEYFKNEDNNIDFMVACMQFINIVVHSVEDMNFRVHLQYDFTKLCLDDYLDKLKHTESDKLQVQIQAYLDNVFDVGALLEDAETKNAALERVEELEENMSHMTEKLLDTENEAMSKIVELEKQLMQRNKELESIREVYKDTSSQVHTLRQMLKEKDEAIQRQSNLEKKIHELEKQGTIKIQKKGDGDISILPSPPSAVQGLPGAVIGGTGAAVSPNHTGVVAGAPPPPPPPPPLPVNGTLSNGPSSAIPAAAAAPPPPPPPPPPPPPPPGPASQISVPIPPPPPPVAPPLPGCGTPTVIMNSGLAEGPIKLFSVKIKKPIKTKFRMPVFNWVALKPNQINGTVFNEIDDERILEDLNVDEFEEMFKTKAQGPAIDITSNKQKVIQKGPNKVALLDSNRAKNLAITLRKVGKTSEEICKAIQIFDLRTLPVDFVECLMRFQPTENEIKVLRQFEKERKPLESLTDEDRFMMQFSKIERLMQKMTIMAFIGNFCESVQMLTPQLHAVIAASVSIKSSQKLKKILEIILALGNYMNSSKRGAVYGFKLQSLDLLLDTKSTDRKITLLHYIANVVKEKYSQVALFYNELHYVEKAAAVSLENVLLDVKELQRGMELTKREYSMHGHNTMLKDFITHNESKLKKLQDDAKIAQDAFDEAVKFFGENSKTTPPSVFFPVFVRFVKAYRQAEEDNEQKKRQEQLLMEKLLEQEAMMEEDQKSPSKNKRQQQELIQELRRKQVKDSRHVYEGKDGAIEDIITDLRNQPYRRADAVRRSVRRRFDDQNLRPVNNGEVVM
- the fmnl2a gene encoding formin-like protein 2 isoform X5, which gives rise to MGNAGSMDQHTDFRGHNMPLKLPMPDPGELEERFATVLNSMNLPPDKARLLRQYDNEKKWELICDQERFQVKNPPHTYLQKLRSYLDPAVTRKKFRRRVQESTQVLRELEISLRTNHIGWVREFLNEENKGLDVLVEYLSFAQYAVTFDGDCVENNPEAAMDKSKPWSRSIEDLHGGSTLPSSMTGNGITRAGRHSTIRCNTLPSRRTLKNSRLVCKKDDVHVCIMCLRAIMNYQYGFNMVMSHPHAVNEIALSLNNKNPRTKALVLELLAAVCLVRGGHEIILSAFDNFKEVCMEEQRFEKLMEYFKNEDNNIDFMVACMQFINIVVHSVEDMNFRVHLQYDFTKLCLDDYLDKLKHTESDKLQVQIQAYLDNVFDVGALLEDAETKNAALERVEELEENMSHMTEKLLDTENEAMSKIVELEKQLMQRNKELESIREVYKDTSSQVHTLRQMLKEKDEAIQRQSNLEKKIHELEKQGTIKIQKKGDGDISILPSPPSAVQGLPGAVIGGTGAAVSPNHTGVVAGAPPPPPPPPPLPVNGTLSNGPSSAIPAAAAAPPPPPPPPPPPPPPPGPASQISVPIPPPPPPVAPPLPGCGTPTVIMNSGLAAVKIKKPIKTKFRMPVFNWVALKPNQINGTVFNEIDDERILEDLNVDEFEEMFKTKAQGPAIDITSNKQKVIQKGPNKVALLDSNRAKNLAITLRKVGKTSEEICKAIQIFDLRTLPVDFVECLMRFQPTENEIKVLRQFEKERKPLESLTDEDRFMMQFSKIERLMQKMTIMAFIGNFCESVQMLTPQLHAVIAASVSIKSSQKLKKILEIILALGNYMNSSKRGAVYGFKLQSLDLLLDTKSTDRKITLLHYIANVVKEKYSQVALFYNELHYVEKAAAVSLENVLLDVKELQRGMELTKREYSMHGHNTMLKDFITHNESKLKKLQDDAKIAQDAFDEAVKFFGENSKTTPPSVFFPVFVRFVKAYRQAEEDNEQKKRQEQLLMEKLLEQEAMMEEDQKSPSKNKRQQQELIQELRRKQVKDSRHVYEGKDGAIEDIITALKKNNITKFPNVYSRVRNSSSSTPVVVDVSQT
- the fmnl2a gene encoding formin-like protein 2 isoform X4 — its product is MGNAGSMDQHTDFRGHNMPLKLPMPDPGELEERFATVLNSMNLPPDKARLLRQYDNEKKWELICDQERFQVKNPPHTYLQKLRSYLDPAVTRKKFRRRVQESTQVLRELEISLRTNHIGWVREFLNEENKGLDVLVEYLSFAQYAVTFDGDCVENNPEAAMDKSKPWSRSIEDLHGGSTLPSSMTGNGITRAGRHSTIRCNTLPSRRTLKNSRLVCKKDDVHVCIMCLRAIMNYQYGFNMVMSHPHAVNEIALSLNNKNPRTKALVLELLAAVCLVRGGHEIILSAFDNFKEVCMEEQRFEKLMEYFKNEDNNIDFMVACMQFINIVVHSVEDMNFRVHLQYDFTKLCLDDYLDKLKHTESDKLQVQIQAYLDNVFDVGALLEDAETKNAALERVEELEENMSHMTEKLLDTENEAMSKIVELEKQLMQRNKELESIREVYKDTSSQVHTLRQMLKEKDEAIQRQSNLEKKIHELEKQGTIKIQKKGDGDISILPSPPSAVQGLPGAVIGGTGAAVSPNHTGVVAGAPPPPPPPPPLPVNGTLSNGPSSAIPAAAAAPPPPPPPPPPPPPPPGPASQISVPIPPPPPPVAPPLPGCGTPTVIMNSGLAAVKIKKPIKTKFRMPVFNWVALKPNQINGTVFNEIDDERILEDLNVDEFEEMFKTKAQGPAIDITSNKQKVIQKGPNKVALLDSNRAKNLAITLRKVGKTSEEICKAIQIFDLRTLPVDFVECLMRFQPTENEIKVLRQFEKERKPLESLTDEDRFMMQFSKIERLMQKMTIMAFIGNFCESVQMLTPQLHAVIAASVSIKSSQKLKKILEIILALGNYMNSSKRGAVYGFKLQSLDLLLDTKSTDRKITLLHYIANVVKEKYSQVALFYNELHYVEKAAAVSLENVLLDVKELQRGMELTKREYSMHGHNTMLKDFITHNESKLKKLQDDAKIAQDAFDEAVKFFGENSKTTPPSVFFPVFVRFVKAYRQAEEDNEQKKRQEQLLMEKLLEQEAMMEEDQKSPSKNKRQQQELIQELRRKQVKDSRHVYEGKDGAIEDIITDLRNQPYRRADAVRRSVRRRFDDQNLRPVNNGEVVM